The proteins below are encoded in one region of Acidithiobacillus ferrooxidans ATCC 23270:
- the gnd gene encoding phosphogluconate dehydrogenase (NAD(+)-dependent, decarboxylating) yields MGNKDIGMVGLGRMGANMARRLHLKGMKVIAYNRHTEKATELAKETGMHAASSLEALVQALPTPRVLWLMLPAGEATQSHIDSILPLLSRNDILINGANAFYEDSIAQSQKVEAVGVHYIDAGVSGGIWGLREGYALMVGGSPEAVAEVTPFLEALAPAVDKGWLHCGPVGSGHFVKMVHNGIEYGMMQALAEGFAILQGKTEFGLDLAKVAEMWRYGSVVRSWLLDLTADTLAKDQVLADIAPIVADSGEGLWTAQTALALKIPAPVITLALQMRWASQGRDDYAAKLLAMMRNEFGGHAVQKEA; encoded by the coding sequence ATGGGCAATAAGGACATCGGAATGGTGGGCTTGGGCCGGATGGGTGCCAACATGGCACGGCGTCTGCACCTCAAGGGTATGAAGGTCATCGCTTACAACCGTCATACCGAAAAAGCCACGGAGCTGGCCAAAGAAACCGGAATGCACGCCGCCAGCAGTCTGGAAGCTCTCGTTCAGGCGTTGCCTACCCCCCGGGTCCTCTGGCTCATGCTTCCCGCCGGAGAGGCCACCCAGAGCCACATCGATTCCATTCTTCCCTTGTTGAGCAGAAATGACATACTGATCAACGGTGCCAATGCCTTTTACGAGGACTCCATCGCCCAATCCCAAAAAGTGGAGGCGGTAGGGGTACATTACATAGACGCCGGTGTTTCCGGCGGTATCTGGGGTCTGCGGGAGGGTTATGCCCTGATGGTCGGCGGCAGCCCGGAAGCCGTAGCCGAGGTAACGCCTTTTCTGGAGGCACTGGCGCCGGCCGTCGACAAAGGCTGGTTGCACTGTGGCCCCGTCGGCAGCGGTCACTTCGTCAAAATGGTCCACAATGGTATCGAATACGGCATGATGCAGGCCCTTGCCGAAGGCTTCGCCATTTTGCAGGGCAAAACCGAATTCGGGCTGGACCTCGCCAAGGTCGCCGAAATGTGGCGCTACGGCAGCGTCGTCCGCTCCTGGCTCCTCGACCTCACCGCCGATACCCTCGCCAAAGATCAGGTGCTCGCCGATATCGCGCCGATAGTGGCGGACTCCGGCGAAGGCCTGTGGACCGCGCAGACGGCCCTCGCACTGAAAATCCCCGCGCCGGTCATCACCCTCGCCCTGCAGATGCGCTGGGCTTCCCAGGGGCGCGACGACTACGCCGCCAAACTCCTGGCGATGATGCGTAACGAGTTCGGTGGTCACGCCGTGCAAAAGGAGGCCTGA
- the dusA gene encoding tRNA dihydrouridine(20/20a) synthase DusA, translating into MGGQGVPVLNGNAAMDKILSVAPMLDWTDRHCRYFLRLVCPSCVLYTEMVTTSALLLGRDPERFLEFSGAEHPLILQLGGDDPHAMHAAGRMARAYGYDGLNLNVGCPSPRVQKGSFGACLMTTPDLVAELVAAMGESGLPVSVKHRLGLDREEDYAALRAFVETVATAGCRHFIVHARNAWLKGLSPAENRDVPPLRWDWVHQLKRDLPHLTIEINGGFNDLAAVTAQFSAVDGVMLGRAAYHHPLLLAEIERALGRRETLPEPEVILSGLIAYAERWGEWLPAPRLSRHLHGLRFGQRGAGAWRRFLGTAEPGESAAKFLRRGMSLLD; encoded by the coding sequence ATGGGAGGACAGGGTGTGCCAGTGCTGAACGGGAACGCCGCAATGGACAAGATATTGTCCGTCGCCCCCATGCTCGACTGGACCGACCGCCACTGCCGGTATTTTCTGCGTCTGGTATGTCCCTCCTGCGTACTGTATACCGAGATGGTCACTACCAGCGCGTTGTTGCTGGGCCGTGATCCGGAGCGCTTTCTCGAGTTCTCGGGGGCGGAGCATCCCTTGATTTTGCAATTGGGGGGTGACGATCCCCACGCAATGCATGCCGCCGGAAGGATGGCGCGTGCCTATGGCTATGATGGTCTCAACCTGAACGTGGGCTGCCCGTCGCCGCGGGTGCAGAAGGGCAGCTTCGGGGCCTGTCTGATGACGACGCCCGATCTGGTTGCCGAACTGGTGGCAGCGATGGGCGAAAGCGGCCTGCCTGTCAGCGTGAAACACCGCCTCGGTCTTGACCGAGAGGAGGACTACGCGGCGCTGCGTGCCTTCGTGGAAACCGTCGCAACGGCGGGATGCCGACATTTCATCGTGCATGCGCGTAATGCTTGGCTCAAGGGCCTGAGTCCCGCGGAAAACCGTGATGTGCCGCCTTTGCGCTGGGATTGGGTGCATCAGTTAAAAAGAGATCTGCCGCATCTGACCATCGAGATCAACGGGGGCTTTAACGATCTGGCGGCGGTGACCGCGCAGTTTTCCGCAGTGGACGGGGTAATGCTTGGGCGCGCCGCTTATCACCATCCCCTGCTGCTGGCGGAAATTGAACGTGCCCTGGGGCGCAGGGAAACGTTGCCGGAACCGGAAGTGATCCTTTCCGGCCTGATAGCCTATGCAGAACGATGGGGAGAGTGGTTGCCTGCGCCGCGCCTGAGTCGTCATCTACACGGACTGCGCTTTGGACAACGCGGTGCGGGGGCTTGGCGCCGCTTTCTGGGTACAGCGGAACCCGGTGAGAGCGCCGCAAAGTTCCTGCGGCGCGGCATGTCACTGCTGGATTGA
- a CDS encoding ArsR/SmtB family transcription factor, with translation MQKPIIPERKIEHLSEVIKAMSHPLRYKIICLLGRGEMSMQNLVKAINTSHSNASQHLALLQDSGLVLMRRVASRVYFRIRDQRTLSLLAMSHHVLA, from the coding sequence ATGCAAAAGCCCATTATTCCCGAACGTAAGATCGAGCACCTTTCCGAAGTGATCAAGGCCATGTCCCACCCCTTGCGTTACAAGATCATCTGCCTGCTGGGACGCGGTGAGATGAGCATGCAGAACCTCGTGAAAGCCATCAACACCAGCCATAGCAACGCCTCGCAGCATCTTGCCCTGTTGCAGGACAGTGGCCTGGTGCTGATGCGGCGGGTGGCCAGTCGGGTCTACTTTCGCATCCGCGATCAGCGCACACTGAGCCTGCTGGCCATGAGCCACCACGTTCTCGCCTGA
- the zwf gene encoding glucose-6-phosphate dehydrogenase, which produces MSDCNCQFVIFGATGDLACKKLLPALYHLHCAGRMPDELRILAFGRRPWDDKGWQDFLHEQLETYASNYQADHFADFCKHFEYVRGEIHEPESFVRLRALLTPEGAEKPAGTIFYLAIRPTDFIPVVQRLSSAGFNQEGDYRVVIEKPFGDDLESAMQLNEQLHNHFREDQIYRIDHYLGKEIVQNLLVFRFANLAIEAIWNRNYIDHVQITVAEDMGIENRAGYYDQAGALRDMLQNHLMQVLTLIAMEPPPSLEADSLRDEKVKVLRSIRPIPKSAVTAYAMRAQYGPGVVHDKHVPGYQDEAGVEVNSVTETYVAAKFYIDNWRWRGVPFYLRTGKRLAAKTSSVAIRFRHTPQQLFRETSIERIEPNWILLSLEPESLKIEIQIKEPGLEMRVRPVQLNASYRKDGEQELDAYEALLLDVMEGDRALFIRFDEVEWAWRVVDPIIKSWGRETDYILTYPAGSWGPDEATRIMDKEDHYWRNQI; this is translated from the coding sequence ATGAGCGATTGTAATTGTCAGTTTGTCATTTTCGGGGCGACCGGGGATCTGGCCTGCAAAAAACTCCTCCCCGCACTGTATCACCTGCATTGTGCAGGAAGGATGCCTGACGAACTGCGCATTCTCGCGTTTGGCCGACGCCCATGGGATGACAAGGGCTGGCAGGATTTCCTGCATGAGCAACTGGAAACCTATGCCAGCAATTATCAGGCCGATCACTTTGCCGATTTCTGCAAACATTTTGAATATGTGCGCGGGGAAATCCATGAGCCGGAATCTTTTGTCAGACTCCGCGCCCTGCTGACCCCGGAAGGGGCCGAAAAACCAGCAGGCACCATTTTTTATCTGGCCATTCGCCCCACCGATTTTATTCCGGTAGTACAACGTCTTTCCAGCGCCGGATTCAATCAGGAAGGTGACTATCGCGTCGTGATTGAAAAACCCTTCGGTGACGATCTGGAAAGTGCCATGCAACTCAATGAGCAACTGCACAACCACTTCCGTGAAGACCAGATTTATCGTATCGATCACTATCTTGGCAAGGAAATCGTCCAGAATCTGCTGGTTTTCCGTTTCGCCAATCTCGCGATCGAGGCGATATGGAACCGCAATTACATCGACCACGTCCAGATTACCGTGGCCGAAGATATGGGCATTGAAAACCGGGCCGGATACTATGATCAGGCGGGTGCCCTGCGAGACATGCTGCAAAACCACCTAATGCAGGTTCTTACGCTGATCGCCATGGAACCACCGCCCTCCCTGGAAGCGGACAGCCTGCGCGACGAAAAGGTCAAAGTCCTGCGCTCCATCCGCCCTATTCCCAAATCGGCCGTCACTGCCTATGCCATGCGCGCGCAGTATGGCCCCGGCGTTGTTCATGATAAACACGTTCCCGGTTATCAGGACGAGGCGGGTGTCGAGGTCAATTCGGTCACCGAAACCTATGTCGCCGCCAAATTTTACATCGACAACTGGCGCTGGCGGGGTGTGCCTTTTTATCTGCGTACCGGCAAGCGCCTCGCCGCTAAAACCTCCAGCGTCGCCATCCGCTTCCGACATACACCGCAACAACTGTTTCGCGAAACCAGCATCGAACGCATCGAACCTAACTGGATATTGCTTTCCCTGGAACCAGAGAGCCTTAAAATCGAGATACAGATCAAGGAACCGGGTCTGGAAATGCGAGTTCGCCCCGTGCAACTCAACGCCTCCTACCGCAAAGACGGCGAACAGGAGTTGGATGCCTATGAGGCCCTGCTGCTGGATGTGATGGAGGGCGACAGAGCCTTGTTCATCCGCTTCGACGAGGTGGAGTGGGCATGGCGCGTCGTTGATCCCATCATCAAATCCTGGGGACGGGAAACGGACTACATCCTCACCTACCCGGCAGGCTCATGGGGACCGGACGAGGCCACCCGGATCATGGACAAGGAAGACCACTATTGGCGCAATCAAATCTGA
- the purT gene encoding formate-dependent phosphoribosylglycinamide formyltransferase encodes MQLGTPLSASATRLLLLGAGELGKELLIAAQRLGVETIAVDRYADAPAMQVAHRSHVLDMTDPEAILAIVKHERPHYVVPEIEAIATSALAEIEAKGLATVVPSARAVQLTMDREGIRRLAAEELGLPTSPYRFAGTLAELEDAAAALGFPCVIKPVMSSSGKGQSVVRGAAELALAWQEAQTAGRVGGQRIIVEGFVDFDFEITLLTVRSAFGTTFCAPVGHRQEAGDYVESWQPQPMSDTALREAEKMAQRVTDNLGGRGLYGVEFFVRGTEVIFSELSPRPHDTGLVTLASQRQSEFDLHLRAILGLPVEPGFRRPAASAVVRGKRLGWGPVYSGLEVALAVPESDLRLFGKPTASKLRRLGVGIACADNVEEARERARRIAAAVGISPAP; translated from the coding sequence ATGCAACTGGGCACACCACTTTCCGCTTCCGCAACCCGCCTGCTCCTGCTCGGTGCTGGCGAGTTGGGCAAGGAACTCCTGATCGCCGCGCAGCGGTTGGGGGTAGAGACCATCGCGGTGGATCGCTACGCCGACGCGCCAGCCATGCAGGTGGCTCATCGTTCCCATGTGCTGGATATGACCGACCCGGAGGCTATTCTGGCCATTGTCAAACACGAACGCCCGCACTATGTGGTGCCGGAAATAGAGGCCATCGCGACATCGGCGCTGGCGGAGATCGAGGCAAAGGGTCTGGCGACGGTGGTGCCCTCGGCGCGCGCGGTGCAGCTGACCATGGACCGTGAGGGTATCCGCCGCCTCGCTGCGGAAGAGTTGGGCCTGCCGACATCGCCGTACCGTTTCGCCGGAACCTTGGCGGAACTGGAAGACGCGGCGGCGGCATTGGGCTTTCCCTGTGTGATCAAGCCGGTCATGTCCTCCAGTGGCAAGGGGCAGTCCGTAGTGCGCGGCGCGGCGGAGCTGGCGCTGGCCTGGCAGGAAGCGCAGACGGCGGGTCGGGTGGGCGGTCAGCGGATCATCGTCGAGGGCTTTGTGGATTTCGACTTCGAGATTACCCTGCTGACCGTGCGTTCGGCCTTCGGGACTACCTTTTGCGCGCCCGTAGGGCATCGTCAGGAGGCCGGTGATTATGTGGAATCCTGGCAACCACAGCCAATGAGCGATACCGCGTTGCGGGAGGCGGAAAAGATGGCGCAACGGGTGACCGACAATCTGGGCGGACGGGGACTGTATGGGGTGGAGTTTTTCGTGCGTGGCACGGAGGTCATCTTCAGTGAACTCTCGCCGCGTCCCCATGATACGGGTCTGGTGACTCTGGCCAGTCAACGTCAAAGTGAGTTCGACCTACACCTGCGTGCCATTCTGGGTTTGCCGGTGGAACCGGGTTTCCGGCGCCCGGCAGCGTCGGCGGTGGTGCGCGGAAAGAGACTCGGTTGGGGGCCTGTGTATTCGGGGCTGGAGGTCGCGCTGGCGGTGCCGGAAAGCGATCTGCGGCTTTTCGGAAAGCCGACGGCCAGCAAACTCAGGCGCCTCGGGGTAGGTATTGCATGCGCCGACAATGTGGAGGAAGCCCGAGAGCGCGCCCGCCGGATTGCGGCGGCGGTCGGCATTAGCCCCGCCCCCTGA